The genomic DNA TCGCTCGTCACCTATTGAAACAAAAGAATCTTCGAGTTAAAGAATCACAATTTTAGGAGTCAACAATGGTGAAGAGCAGGCAATCATCGACAAATAGGAGGTAGGAGATTCTTAGGCAAAAGTGATTCATCTTTAATCCATTAAAGTGATTATCATTCACAACTTGCTAGAGAAGAAGAGACAACACATTGGCCATAATAATGGAAAGGTACGGGAAACAAGAGGTTGCCTTGTCTAAGACCTCTTTTTGGAGCAAACCCTTCTTTGCTCTCTCACCATCGATCTGAAGCCTAGACGGACAGTGAAAACTCGTGTCATGCCACAATTCATTGGTCACAAAAACTCATTTTTCATGGGAGTTGATTGAGAAATTTCCAAGAAATTTGGTCTTAAATCTTAATCATGTCAAATTTAATAGTTGTAGCCTCTTTTCTCCTTTATCTTCGTTTCTATAATGCATGAAAAACTTTACGGGGGATGATAGTGTTTTGTTGAATTTGTTGATCGGTCACAAATGCAAACTCGATGAGGGTatataatatttgaaagaaataaTTTCGTCTGTGTAGCCATATCCTTAGGGTGATTTTGTACATGAAAATACAATAGCCAATGGGGCGACTTTGAGAGATCAACTCCGGGTCATTTGCTTTCATGGTCAATATAATGTTCGTGCAGTTGACTTTTTAATAAGAATCTGGTGCTGgaaagaaaaattgaaaaccGTCAGCGCCCTCCTTGATCACGTACCAAAAGTTGAGGCAAAAAGTGCCAGATAAACCATTGGGCCCAAGGGCCTTAAGGGAACCGATTTTAGAAACATTTTCAATTTCCTCATTAGATGCAATATCCATAAGAACAACATTCACCTCTTTGAGAATCAACTTGTCCACAATTGCAAACGATTCATTAATTCTAGGAGTTAGAACATGATGGAACAACTCAGACACCTTATCTTCTTCATCAACCCATTTCCCGTCAAGCCCCTTATTTCTTCGAATGGCATTGGTGTTGCGATGTTGAATAGTGTTGAGAGTGCCAAGCTTGAGCCAATTATTTCTTCCATCTCCTAGATGGAGTCTGAGTTTCTTTTTCATGGCTTGAGCTTCATACCTTGTTTAAGTGGTAGTCTGGGCCAATTGTAGGTAAGCAGGTTTTTAAGGAGTTTGGCCATCATCTTTCTATTATTCCCGAATTTCGACCTTCTCCATTCGTGGAGAAATGAGAAGGTAGTCCTGAGTTTCCATGGGTGCTGTGATCACCCAGATCTCCCGTACTCCAGTTCCAACTGTCCTGAATAATTGCACCACAATTTGTTGGCGGAAGGAAATATCAAATTCCATTCCACCATCACCAACACACGGTCAAGTTTTTCTTGAATAGCATCAACCCGTCCTAATTTTCCACGAGATCCATAAATTGCAGTCATCAATCCactgacaattttttttttaaatgatagaAATATACCTAAAAACATTTCAATATTTATATCTCTTCATGAGAATGAATACATTTTTTGAAACAAATGCTAAGACACTGATATGTAAACTTCTAGTGGTTCATCATCTGTTTTCTTCTCCAACCAAAGGGGGGTGGAAGTCATAATTATCAATCTTTCTGTTCCATTGGGAGCAAAAGCCATACTATCAGTCTTACCACTTTTTTTCTTCAAGTGCTAAGGAAGTTGCGGCAATCTGAACATAGAGTAGAGGGTTATATAAATGATGAGATTTGGATCCCTAATATGTCAGATATCACTTTGTGGGAGATGATTGCATGAATGAATTGATCCAAGACCTTAATTCTGTACGCCATCTTTTTACCGACAATGAAATAAATTTGTTTCTCCTCTGGAGATATATAGACATTGAGGACAACCAAATTAACCATCAGAAAAGTACAGCCACAATTAATTAGCTGGGATAATTGTTTCCCTTTGCTTGGATTCCAGGCAAATCTCCAGAGAAAAGAGTGACAAgagaatctatatatatatatatatatatattgatattagACCTGAATCCACCACAAAACCGGCTTTGACAACATTAATATCACCCTACGATAGCTTGATAAGAGCAGATGTGCAGGGCGATAGAATCCAACTCCTATGCAGACACAAGAACCAGGCACCAAATGACCAATAAGAGGGTGTATACCATATCCAAATCTGAATGCTTACATTGTTATCTTTTGAAGGGAAAAATTTTCACAAGAAAAACATGATATCATATGTTCTCTGTacaataactaaaaccgaatgtgCAGCTCAAGTTGATTTAATCCAATCGTGCTATGATTTTGTAATTGCCTCAGAGATCATGCAGATTCATGGGTACAGAGTTCGTAACCAGATAAAAGCGAGCTTAATGCAAATGCAGTGAAAGCCAGAAACGCCATTGCAACTGAGGCACTAGTCATCTCAGTGAATTCATCTTTGCCCCAATTAGATTGCCAGTCATCTATTCGCGTGGCTGCCGCAGATGATGCTGAAAGCAAAAGATAGGCTAGTATCTGCAAGATGAAACCAAAGAAGCAAGCAATTCTCTTTCAGCATTTTGCTCTGTGTTTGCACATATAAATGCATGCCTTTGTGTTTCACTTGGACATTTTGCGATTCAAACAGCCATATGTATCTTATATAATACTTAAATCCATAGATCTAGTGCAATTTTATTAGCAAATTGATGCAAGGGCATGTAAAGTGAACTCAACCTATCACAAAAATGGGAAATCTAATTAACAGTTGCCAATACTGATACACTGATACTCGACAACATGGCAAGACCAAGAGGCATATCCAGGGAGAGTTGCAGTAAATTAACTTTATAGTAATTAAGAAAATGCCAGGGGTGAGTAACTGCTAACAATGAAAGCTAAAGAGGCTAGTTTACAATTAAGTGTTCTATAAAATGCAAAAAACTTGCCTGATCCATGAAGAAATCGAAATGCTGACGAAGGTAATGGCGAATGACATGTTTTCGCATGATGAGATGATAAGCTAGAGCATAGGCTTGAAACCCCGCATATACAAATCCAATCACATTTACCGATAGGCAATACCTGTAAAACATATACATTCAGTGAAACATGTTAATGTAAAAAGTAGACATTTAATGAAGCATGTAATGAAGAACCTGTATTCTTTATAGCGGTCGAAAGAGTCACCGCTCCAGCCTGAGGTTTTATCAGCAGCCATAACAGAGAAAGATATCAAGCATAAAACAATTTCACTTAATCGAAACCCTAGAGCTGCCATCTTCACAGTCTCCTTCACCTTCGATCTCCTCAGCACAGCCGCCACTGCCCTTGCTCCTCCTCCTCTTCCCCCTCCACCACTCACTTTCGTCTTCGTCGTCATCCCCTGTCCTTCCTCCCTCACCGATCGGTTCACTGACAATTGCAAGGATTGTTGCGGTGGAGTAGTCGGCGG from Gossypium arboreum isolate Shixiya-1 chromosome 9, ASM2569848v2, whole genome shotgun sequence includes the following:
- the LOC108454574 gene encoding CASP-like protein 4A3, translated to MEPKASMKNNQTLDDIMKRSSSSNSDSLSHLDSPHSPLCSDHGDPDPPDPQNTSSPHVPPAVSPPVDNCKALVAFDKSTQFNANSSPFASPPLPPTTPPQQSLQLSVNRSVREEGQGMTTKTKVSGGGGRGGGARAVAAVLRRSKVKETVKMAALGFRLSEIVLCLISFSVMAADKTSGWSGDSFDRYKEYRYCLSVNVIGFVYAGFQAYALAYHLIMRKHVIRHYLRQHFDFFMDQILAYLLLSASSAAATRIDDWQSNWGKDEFTEMTSASVAMAFLAFTAFALSSLLSGYELCTHESA